A window of Streptomyces sp. SAI-127 contains these coding sequences:
- a CDS encoding LLM class flavin-dependent oxidoreductase — protein sequence MTTWSAREVVFGFGAHSTIDEAPELLGMAELADREGLDLFSLSDHPYLGARLDAYATVGFIVGRTRRLAGFANVTNVPLRPPAMLARTVTTLSALSGGRVVLGFGAGGLWERISDMGREPLTPGEAVQAFEEAVVLIRKLSGGGPPVTFEGSHYRVNQIEPAPVAAPPVWTGSVGRKSLAATGRVADGWIPGHAADWLSPRYRESRPVIDEAAASVGRDPGEVRTVFNFPGRITDQPLPATRDQDGRWIGGSVDQWVEELTGAVLNHGASGFMLFSPRGGTPDMTSLAHWAGEIVPAIREAVAKHQD from the coding sequence TTGACTACATGGTCCGCACGCGAAGTCGTCTTCGGCTTCGGCGCGCACAGCACGATCGACGAAGCGCCGGAACTGCTCGGCATGGCCGAACTGGCCGACCGCGAGGGCCTCGACCTCTTCTCCCTGTCCGACCACCCCTACCTCGGTGCCCGCCTGGACGCGTACGCCACGGTCGGGTTCATCGTCGGCCGTACCCGGCGCCTCGCCGGATTCGCCAACGTGACCAACGTGCCGCTGCGGCCCCCCGCCATGCTGGCGCGGACGGTGACGACACTCTCCGCGCTCTCCGGTGGCCGGGTCGTGCTCGGCTTCGGCGCCGGCGGGCTGTGGGAGCGGATCTCCGACATGGGCAGAGAGCCCCTCACCCCGGGCGAAGCCGTGCAGGCCTTCGAGGAGGCGGTCGTCCTCATCAGGAAGCTGTCGGGCGGCGGCCCGCCGGTCACCTTCGAGGGCAGCCACTACCGGGTGAACCAGATCGAGCCCGCCCCGGTGGCCGCGCCCCCGGTGTGGACCGGGTCGGTCGGCCGGAAGTCGCTGGCCGCGACCGGCCGGGTGGCCGACGGCTGGATCCCCGGTCACGCGGCCGACTGGCTCAGCCCGCGCTACCGGGAGTCGCGGCCGGTCATCGACGAGGCCGCGGCGAGCGTGGGCCGTGACCCGGGCGAGGTCCGCACCGTCTTCAACTTCCCCGGCCGCATCACCGACCAGCCGCTGCCCGCCACCCGCGACCAGGACGGCCGCTGGATCGGCGGCAGCGTCGACCAGTGGGTCGAGGAGCTCACCGGGGCCGTCCTGAACCACGGGGCGTCGGGCTTCATGCTCTTCTCCCCGCGCGGCGGCACCCCGGACATGACGTCGCTCGCCCACTGGGCCGGCGAGATCGTCCCGGCGATCCGGGAAGCGGTCGCCAAGCACCAGGACTGA